A genomic window from Actinomycetaceae bacterium MB13-C1-2 includes:
- the obgE gene encoding GTPase ObgE: protein MASFVDRVKIDVKAGDGGNGCVSVHREKFKPLGGPDGGDGGNGGSVIVRAETQETTLLTYHRRPRYSAEKGTQGAGDWRPGRKGQDLVLLVPAGTVVKTSSGELLADLMLPGSEIVVARGGKGGLGNSSLASRARVAPGFALLGEPGEEDQIVLELKSIADVALVGFPSSGKSSLIAAMSKARPKIADYPFTTLIPNLGVVEAGAIRYTIADVPGLIPGASEGKGLGLDFLRHIERCAVIAHVIDCASFEVDRDPVRDLDAIEKELDEYQGDLGELEGYVPLAQRKRIVILNKIDIPDGREMADMVRADLEGRGLDVFEVSAVSHEGLKELSFALARVVEAQRAATSPTEAPREIIKPRPVGSPREEVLVSKIQHAGETMFQIRGRKPELWVKQTDFNNDEAVGYLADRLNAAGVEDQLVAAGALPGDAVVIGALEGGVVFDWEPSIGTGAEHLGSRGQDLRLEQSPRPSRKERREAYLDQMDAKEAARVELREEGAAGLWTDPTWGDDEEDE, encoded by the coding sequence TTGGCAAGTTTTGTTGACCGCGTGAAGATTGACGTCAAAGCGGGAGACGGTGGAAACGGTTGCGTTTCAGTGCACCGAGAAAAGTTCAAGCCGCTTGGAGGTCCCGACGGCGGAGACGGTGGAAACGGTGGGTCCGTTATTGTCCGTGCCGAAACTCAGGAAACAACGCTCCTCACCTATCATCGACGTCCTCGTTATTCCGCAGAAAAGGGCACTCAGGGCGCCGGAGATTGGCGTCCTGGCAGGAAGGGGCAGGACCTGGTTCTTTTGGTTCCTGCCGGCACCGTGGTGAAGACTTCCTCCGGCGAGCTACTTGCTGACCTCATGTTGCCCGGTTCTGAGATTGTCGTGGCTCGTGGCGGTAAAGGTGGCCTTGGGAACTCATCTCTGGCCAGTAGGGCGCGGGTGGCCCCCGGATTCGCTCTGCTTGGAGAACCGGGTGAGGAAGATCAAATCGTCCTCGAACTCAAGTCGATCGCTGATGTCGCGCTTGTGGGATTCCCGTCATCGGGAAAGTCATCGTTAATTGCCGCGATGTCTAAGGCTCGTCCGAAGATCGCCGACTACCCATTCACCACTCTGATCCCAAACCTGGGTGTTGTTGAGGCCGGCGCGATTAGGTACACGATTGCCGATGTCCCGGGCCTGATTCCGGGTGCCTCCGAAGGAAAGGGACTAGGACTCGATTTCCTTCGCCATATTGAGCGCTGCGCAGTTATTGCGCACGTAATTGACTGCGCGAGTTTTGAGGTCGACCGGGATCCGGTTCGGGATCTAGATGCCATTGAGAAAGAACTCGATGAATATCAGGGAGATCTCGGGGAACTCGAAGGGTACGTTCCGCTCGCACAGCGCAAGCGAATTGTCATTTTGAACAAGATTGATATTCCAGATGGTCGAGAAATGGCCGACATGGTCCGCGCCGACCTTGAGGGGCGCGGTCTCGATGTCTTTGAGGTTTCCGCCGTCTCACACGAAGGGCTGAAAGAGCTCTCATTTGCGCTTGCACGGGTGGTGGAGGCTCAACGCGCTGCAACTTCACCGACCGAGGCTCCGCGCGAGATCATCAAACCTAGACCTGTGGGATCACCGCGAGAGGAAGTCTTAGTCAGCAAGATTCAGCACGCTGGCGAGACAATGTTCCAGATCCGTGGCAGAAAGCCGGAGCTCTGGGTCAAGCAGACAGACTTCAACAACGATGAAGCGGTTGGATACCTCGCGGACCGACTGAATGCTGCAGGGGTAGAGGACCAACTGGTGGCCGCTGGGGCATTGCCAGGAGATGCCGTGGTTATCGGAGCACTTGAAGGCGGTGTTGTCTTCGATTGGGAGCCGAGCATCGGAACGGGTGCTGAGCATCTTGGAAGTCGCGGACAGGACCTGCGTCTTGAGCAGTCACCTCGACCCAGTCGAAAAGAGCGCCGCGAAGCGTACCTGGACCAGATGGACGCGAAGGAAGCGGCGAGGGTGGAACTTCGTGAAGAAGGCGCCGCGGGACTGTGGACCGACCCGACCTGGGGTGACGATGAGGAAGACGAGTGA
- a CDS encoding cytochrome ubiquinol oxidase subunit I translates to MDILSTALDPVVLGRWQFGVTTVYHFILVPLTIGLSLAVAIMQTIWHKTGNETWLKATRFFGKLLLINFALGVATGIVQEFQFGMNWSEYSRYVGDIFGAPLAVEALLAFFLESTFLGLWIFGWGRISKKLHLATIWLVAIGTTLSALWILTANSWMQHPVGAVFNPATGRAELDGVGGFGALLTNPVLLWTFTHVISSAWLITGTFIAGISIWWMTRSARDGGEAGVKEARQVWRPITAFGLGIVVVGGVLTAGTGHFQGQEMVELQPMKMATAEAICVDTEGAAFTVAAFGECPLDGDGGPMRIITVPGVASLMASNSFTSEEMGVQGAQQQLVELLNADPNFVAKYGDAAQYDFRPPAMPTFWSFRLMIGTAAFAALLAIWGLWAMRGGRIPTSRGLGRFGIISIPVLFIGASFGWIFTEMGRQPWVVSPNLMAMQNGDPGASVFQMTEMGISTSVPAAQTLITLILFTVLYAVLGVIWVWLMRRYVLEGIDGDQQGPDDSNANEEDSAQALSFGY, encoded by the coding sequence ATGGACATTTTGTCTACGGCGCTGGATCCCGTAGTGCTGGGACGGTGGCAGTTTGGTGTCACCACCGTTTACCACTTTATCCTGGTCCCTCTTACCATCGGTCTTTCTCTGGCAGTCGCCATCATGCAGACCATTTGGCATAAAACAGGGAACGAGACATGGCTAAAGGCCACCAGGTTCTTCGGGAAACTACTGCTAATTAACTTCGCACTGGGTGTTGCAACCGGCATCGTGCAAGAGTTCCAGTTCGGAATGAACTGGTCAGAATACTCACGCTATGTCGGTGACATCTTCGGTGCACCACTGGCAGTTGAAGCGCTGCTGGCGTTCTTCCTTGAATCTACGTTCCTCGGCCTGTGGATTTTCGGTTGGGGACGCATCTCCAAGAAGCTTCACCTCGCAACGATATGGCTGGTCGCGATTGGCACCACGCTTTCGGCGCTATGGATCCTCACCGCCAACTCGTGGATGCAGCATCCGGTCGGTGCGGTGTTCAACCCGGCGACGGGCCGAGCTGAGCTCGATGGAGTCGGGGGCTTCGGAGCTCTCCTCACCAACCCGGTTCTTCTCTGGACTTTCACTCACGTCATCTCTTCGGCCTGGCTGATCACCGGCACGTTTATCGCCGGGATCTCCATCTGGTGGATGACACGCTCGGCTCGTGATGGCGGCGAAGCTGGCGTCAAAGAAGCGCGACAGGTTTGGCGTCCTATCACTGCCTTCGGACTTGGAATCGTGGTTGTCGGCGGGGTACTTACAGCCGGTACCGGTCACTTCCAAGGTCAAGAGATGGTCGAACTCCAACCAATGAAGATGGCAACTGCTGAGGCTATATGCGTTGATACCGAAGGGGCGGCGTTTACCGTTGCGGCTTTCGGGGAGTGTCCTCTCGACGGCGATGGCGGACCAATGCGCATTATTACGGTCCCTGGGGTCGCCTCACTCATGGCCTCGAACTCGTTCACCTCGGAAGAAATGGGTGTGCAGGGAGCTCAACAACAGTTGGTTGAACTGCTCAACGCCGACCCGAACTTCGTCGCAAAGTATGGAGACGCTGCGCAGTACGACTTCCGCCCCCCTGCAATGCCGACTTTCTGGTCATTCCGTCTGATGATCGGGACAGCTGCATTCGCGGCACTATTGGCGATTTGGGGTCTTTGGGCGATGCGCGGTGGACGAATCCCCACCAGTCGCGGACTCGGAAGGTTTGGAATCATCTCGATCCCGGTGCTGTTCATCGGGGCTTCATTCGGATGGATATTTACGGAAATGGGCCGTCAACCGTGGGTGGTTTCTCCAAACTTGATGGCGATGCAAAACGGCGATCCTGGTGCGTCCGTCTTCCAGATGACGGAGATGGGAATCTCCACTTCGGTTCCAGCCGCACAGACGCTGATAACCCTGATTCTGTTCACCGTTCTATATGCGGTTCTAGGAGTGATCTGGGTTTGGCTGATGCGAAGGTATGTTTTAGAGGGAATCGATGGTGACCAACAGGGTCCCGATGATTCCAACGCAAATGAAGAAGACAGCGCCCAGGCGCTGAGCTTCGGATACTGA
- the cydB gene encoding cytochrome d ubiquinol oxidase subunit II, translated as MALSIIWFILIALLWTVYLVLEGFDFGVGMLIRVVGKTPDERSVAVRTIGPHWDGNEVWLLTAGGAMFAAFPLWYATMFSGMYLALFLMLVLLIVRITAIEWRSKLKSQRWRDTWDWVHIVAAYGVPLILGVAFSNFVQGMKIEAQAPTVVDGSLVMTTIAPADVPAAMANGNIAFNLTGGFFSLFTPFTLLGGITVLAVCMAHGAQFLALKTEGEVRERSVKVGAVASVVTVALAAIWVLWGQLAYSPNAWGWIPLVIAAVALVLAAVYAQPKVQREGMAFIFSSVGIAGAVAWVFTTMFPNVMVSSIDPAYSLPISWASSTEPTLIVMTVVAVLLVPIVLVYTIWSYWVFRKRVSVDSIDANPGILPDWIRPKANFLTGKNPM; from the coding sequence ATGGCTCTAAGCATTATTTGGTTCATCCTTATCGCCCTACTTTGGACCGTCTATCTGGTCCTTGAAGGCTTTGACTTCGGCGTCGGAATGCTTATCCGAGTTGTCGGCAAGACCCCGGATGAGCGCTCAGTCGCTGTTCGCACTATCGGCCCTCACTGGGATGGCAATGAGGTCTGGCTGCTAACCGCAGGCGGCGCAATGTTCGCGGCCTTCCCGCTCTGGTACGCCACGATGTTCTCTGGAATGTACTTGGCACTGTTCCTGATGCTGGTTCTGCTCATCGTGAGGATTACCGCCATCGAGTGGCGCTCGAAGTTGAAGAGTCAAAGATGGCGCGACACCTGGGACTGGGTCCACATCGTGGCCGCATACGGGGTTCCGCTGATCCTCGGCGTGGCATTCTCTAACTTCGTTCAGGGAATGAAGATCGAGGCTCAGGCGCCTACGGTCGTCGATGGTTCGCTGGTCATGACCACCATCGCACCGGCCGATGTACCGGCGGCAATGGCTAACGGAAACATTGCTTTCAACCTGACCGGTGGCTTCTTCTCACTGTTCACGCCATTCACACTGCTCGGCGGTATCACCGTGCTAGCCGTCTGCATGGCTCACGGAGCTCAGTTCCTGGCACTAAAGACCGAGGGAGAGGTTCGTGAACGCTCAGTGAAGGTTGGGGCTGTTGCCTCAGTGGTTACAGTTGCGCTCGCAGCGATCTGGGTACTCTGGGGCCAGTTGGCATACTCGCCCAACGCTTGGGGTTGGATCCCGCTGGTTATCGCAGCCGTTGCACTGGTTCTAGCCGCGGTCTATGCACAGCCCAAGGTTCAAAGAGAAGGTATGGCATTCATCTTCTCGTCAGTCGGCATCGCCGGAGCGGTTGCCTGGGTCTTCACCACGATGTTCCCGAATGTCATGGTCTCTTCCATCGACCCGGCATACTCTCTTCCGATTAGTTGGGCATCCTCGACCGAGCCGACGTTGATCGTCATGACAGTTGTTGCCGTGCTATTGGTACCGATTGTTCTGGTCTACACCATCTGGTCCTACTGGGTGTTCCGCAAGCGTGTATCGGTCGATTCCATCGACGCCAACCCGGGTATCCTTCCGGACTGGATTCGTCCGAAGGCAAACTTCCTTACCGGAAAGAACCCCATGTAA
- the rplU gene encoding 50S ribosomal protein L21, translating to MVYAIVKSGGRQEKVAVGDKVVMDRLPNEVGETVELEAVLVGDGEKVTTDAKKLASTKVLAEVIDDEAKGPKISIVKYKNKSGYRKRQGHRQKLSVVKITEIA from the coding sequence GTGGTCTACGCAATCGTGAAGTCCGGTGGCCGTCAGGAAAAGGTCGCTGTGGGCGATAAGGTCGTCATGGACAGGTTGCCAAATGAGGTTGGCGAGACCGTCGAACTTGAGGCAGTTCTGGTTGGTGACGGCGAAAAGGTCACCACCGACGCTAAGAAGCTTGCTTCCACAAAGGTCTTGGCTGAAGTTATTGACGACGAGGCCAAGGGCCCGAAAATCAGCATCGTCAAGTACAAGAACAAGAGCGGCTACCGCAAGCGTCAGGGACACCGCCAGAAGCTCTCGGTCGTAAAGATCACCGAGATCGCCTGA
- a CDS encoding Rne/Rng family ribonuclease has product MNIEDKAPEEAKSAPAAALLFQAPEFTAPVFQAPPPTKQEEAKPDRSGERDRKNSQETGRRNGASNPSEDADLSNKDSANKDSGARSGKNQQKSKRTKKDSPKGEEGKQDPASDKGQQKSKGGKKKQEKDAPADDSAKVEAGDVDTDTTSSTESAESGEESGTSTRRRRRRSRSTDSDSQIESAEADQVKGLKGSTRLEAKRMRRREGRRESRRRQSITESEFLARREAVDREMVVRHRDGADQIAVLEDGILVEHFVARRTAQSIVGNSYLGRVQNVLPSMEAAFVDIGRGRNAVLYAGEVNWDALGMEGKPRRIETALSPGDTVMVQVTKDPIGHKGARLTSQITLAGRYLVFVPGSSMLGISRKLPDVERNRLKKLLKEIVPEGAGVIVRTAAEGASEEQLRDDVERLTKQWASIEKKAENTKKAPVLLRGEPELVVRVVRDLFNEDFSKLIVQGDETWNKVHEYVSELSPELTDRLEHWIGKDDVFEAKKVSQQLAKAMDRKVWLPSGGTLIIERTEALTVVDVNTGKFVGSGGTLEETVTRNNLEAAEEIVRQLRLRDIGGIVIIDFVDMVLESNRELVLRRLVECLGRDRTRHQVTEITSLGLVQMTRKRVGEGLVEAFSTTCDECEGRGFIVHDHPVELGGSQNGHGKSSRRADSSDVRDERKPRGRQAEADSSPAVTESHVGEEKVRTALSAIAAATRPGETDVDAADPDRSRDEPAVRVEEPRAEKPVPAITLPEPSNEQRSRKAKSGTRRVVTRAAGSPPVRTASVPSKETDVVSAEQKHESAREAVRALFED; this is encoded by the coding sequence TTGAATATTGAAGACAAGGCGCCCGAGGAAGCCAAGTCGGCACCGGCGGCAGCACTGTTGTTCCAAGCCCCTGAGTTCACCGCGCCGGTGTTTCAGGCACCCCCTCCCACGAAACAGGAAGAGGCGAAACCCGATAGATCGGGTGAACGAGATCGAAAAAATAGTCAGGAAACGGGGCGTAGGAATGGCGCGTCGAACCCGTCCGAGGACGCTGATTTAAGCAACAAGGATTCTGCGAATAAGGATTCGGGCGCACGTAGCGGTAAGAATCAGCAGAAGTCGAAGCGGACCAAGAAGGACTCGCCGAAGGGTGAAGAGGGCAAACAAGACCCGGCTTCGGATAAGGGCCAACAGAAGTCCAAAGGCGGCAAGAAGAAGCAGGAAAAGGACGCCCCAGCGGACGACTCTGCCAAAGTCGAAGCCGGAGATGTTGACACAGACACAACTAGCTCCACCGAGTCAGCCGAATCAGGGGAGGAGTCTGGCACATCGACACGCAGACGTAGGCGAAGGTCTCGAAGCACTGATAGCGATTCTCAAATCGAGAGTGCCGAAGCCGATCAGGTAAAGGGACTTAAGGGTTCAACGCGGCTTGAAGCAAAGAGAATGAGGCGGCGCGAGGGCAGGCGAGAGAGCCGTCGTCGACAGTCGATAACCGAGTCTGAGTTCCTTGCGCGTCGTGAGGCAGTTGACCGGGAGATGGTTGTTCGCCACCGTGATGGCGCCGACCAGATCGCCGTACTTGAGGACGGCATTTTGGTCGAGCACTTTGTCGCTCGCAGGACCGCCCAGTCAATAGTTGGAAATAGCTACCTTGGTCGTGTACAAAACGTGTTGCCCTCTATGGAAGCCGCATTCGTGGACATCGGTCGGGGCCGCAACGCCGTTCTCTATGCCGGAGAGGTGAACTGGGATGCACTCGGTATGGAGGGCAAACCCCGGAGGATAGAGACGGCCCTCTCCCCGGGAGACACCGTAATGGTGCAGGTAACCAAGGACCCCATAGGCCACAAGGGCGCAAGGCTCACGAGTCAGATCACGCTTGCTGGTCGCTACTTGGTGTTTGTCCCGGGCTCGTCAATGCTCGGAATCTCCCGCAAGCTTCCCGATGTCGAAAGGAATCGACTCAAGAAGCTCCTGAAAGAGATCGTTCCTGAGGGAGCCGGCGTGATCGTACGCACGGCGGCGGAGGGAGCGAGCGAAGAACAACTTCGCGATGACGTCGAACGACTCACCAAACAGTGGGCGTCCATCGAGAAGAAGGCCGAGAACACCAAGAAGGCGCCGGTCCTGCTTCGAGGTGAGCCGGAACTGGTAGTTCGAGTGGTTCGCGACCTCTTTAACGAAGACTTCAGCAAGTTGATCGTTCAGGGGGACGAGACCTGGAACAAGGTCCACGAGTACGTCAGCGAGTTGTCACCGGAACTGACCGATCGCCTTGAGCACTGGATCGGCAAGGACGACGTCTTCGAGGCGAAGAAGGTCAGCCAGCAACTTGCGAAGGCAATGGATCGCAAGGTTTGGCTTCCTTCGGGCGGCACCCTGATCATTGAGCGAACAGAAGCGCTGACGGTGGTGGACGTGAACACCGGCAAGTTCGTTGGTTCGGGCGGCACCCTTGAAGAGACCGTCACGCGAAACAATCTTGAAGCGGCCGAAGAGATCGTTCGCCAGCTACGCCTGCGAGACATCGGCGGCATCGTCATCATCGACTTTGTCGACATGGTGCTCGAATCTAACCGAGAACTGGTGCTTCGACGTCTGGTCGAGTGTCTTGGACGTGATCGAACTCGTCATCAGGTCACTGAGATCACCTCACTCGGGTTGGTTCAGATGACACGGAAGCGGGTTGGGGAGGGCCTGGTTGAGGCGTTCTCTACCACCTGCGATGAATGCGAAGGCAGAGGCTTTATCGTCCACGACCATCCGGTAGAACTAGGCGGGTCACAGAACGGCCACGGGAAGTCTTCACGCAGGGCGGACAGTAGCGACGTCAGGGATGAACGGAAGCCGCGCGGACGCCAGGCAGAAGCCGATTCGAGTCCAGCGGTTACTGAGAGCCATGTGGGCGAGGAGAAAGTTCGTACTGCCCTCAGCGCGATTGCCGCCGCTACGAGGCCCGGCGAGACGGACGTAGATGCTGCCGATCCCGATCGAAGCAGGGACGAGCCCGCGGTCAGGGTCGAGGAACCACGGGCGGAGAAACCCGTTCCCGCGATTACGCTTCCGGAACCCTCAAACGAGCAACGGAGCCGTAAGGCGAAAAGCGGGACACGGCGGGTGGTCACGCGTGCGGCAGGCAGTCCTCCGGTCCGAACCGCGTCGGTTCCGTCTAAAGAAACAGACGTAGTTTCGGCCGAACAAAAGCACGAGTCCGCGCGCGAAGCAGTCCGAGCTCTATTCGAGGATTAG
- the cydD gene encoding thiol reductant ABC exporter subunit CydD — translation MKPLDPRLLKYARSARRYIAQIAVLGLLTAALVIAQAFLVSASLSPVVTSSKPLAEVMPTVLGLAAVVAVRALLVYLREAGAHRAADQTIAELRAQVLAKSARLGPRWRARNAAENATLVTRGLDDLDPYFVKFLPQLLLVMTATPLALVTILFLDFWSALIALLTIPLIPIFMVLIGKMTVGFSSKKLLAMERLGAQLLDLLTGLPTLRALGREKGPREHLVRLSKQNTKTTMQTLRVAFLSGGVLEFLATLSVALVAVQVGMRMVSGQLSLFVGLVIIMLAPEVFEPLRQVGAQFHASTNGVAAAEQCFTILETPERESGTVEAAGAGTSPIRIEGLSVASRGAWAPYDLNGTIAPGRITALAGVSGGGKSTTVQVLLGLEPATRGMIRAESAAGELVPVEDFSPHSWYQGISWIPQHPTISPGTVLSNVLPSTASEVNSALGRAARATGFDAVVDSLPQGWNTEIGLGGVGLSVGQRQRLALTRVLVNVPTLLVLDEPTAHLDAMNEEQIVEVLKELRSRGTTIVVIAHRQAVLRASDAVLHVESHPATEAEMKLYPQLLDDYDLEDLSGELPGFLDSSYLPEDDVQGMKLFEEQEEVPK, via the coding sequence ATGAAACCACTCGATCCGCGCCTGCTCAAGTATGCGAGATCGGCCCGACGATACATCGCTCAGATTGCGGTACTCGGACTGCTAACCGCCGCGCTGGTAATCGCTCAGGCATTCCTAGTCTCCGCTTCCCTCTCGCCCGTGGTCACAAGTAGCAAACCACTGGCCGAGGTTATGCCCACCGTCCTTGGTCTGGCAGCAGTCGTGGCCGTTCGCGCCCTGCTTGTGTATCTGCGCGAGGCTGGTGCGCACCGCGCAGCAGACCAGACTATTGCAGAACTACGGGCCCAAGTACTCGCCAAGAGCGCACGCTTGGGTCCCCGGTGGCGGGCCCGCAATGCCGCCGAAAACGCTACCTTAGTCACCCGCGGCCTTGACGATCTCGACCCGTACTTTGTGAAGTTTCTGCCCCAGCTGCTCCTGGTTATGACGGCCACTCCCCTCGCCCTGGTGACCATCCTGTTCCTCGATTTTTGGTCGGCACTGATAGCTCTGCTCACGATTCCGCTGATCCCGATCTTCATGGTGCTTATCGGTAAAATGACCGTTGGCTTTTCCTCCAAGAAGTTGCTCGCAATGGAGCGGCTCGGAGCTCAGCTTCTCGACCTTCTGACCGGACTTCCTACTCTTCGAGCGCTGGGACGCGAGAAGGGACCGCGCGAGCATCTAGTTCGCCTAAGCAAGCAGAACACCAAGACGACTATGCAGACGCTCCGCGTCGCATTTCTCTCGGGCGGAGTTCTTGAGTTTCTGGCGACCCTGTCCGTTGCTCTCGTTGCCGTCCAGGTCGGAATGAGGATGGTCTCCGGACAACTGAGCCTTTTTGTAGGGCTGGTGATAATAATGCTCGCCCCGGAGGTATTCGAACCTCTTCGCCAAGTTGGAGCCCAGTTCCATGCCTCAACCAACGGCGTTGCTGCGGCGGAGCAATGCTTCACGATCCTCGAGACGCCAGAGCGAGAGTCAGGCACAGTAGAAGCGGCCGGGGCAGGAACGAGCCCTATTCGCATCGAGGGTCTCTCTGTGGCCAGTCGGGGGGCATGGGCTCCTTATGATCTCAACGGAACGATCGCGCCGGGACGGATCACGGCTCTTGCCGGTGTTTCAGGTGGGGGTAAGTCGACAACCGTCCAGGTGTTGCTTGGTCTTGAGCCAGCCACTCGTGGAATGATCCGCGCTGAAAGTGCGGCAGGGGAACTGGTACCCGTGGAGGACTTCTCTCCCCACTCTTGGTATCAGGGAATTTCGTGGATACCCCAACATCCCACTATTTCGCCGGGTACGGTTCTCAGCAACGTTCTTCCTAGCACCGCGTCCGAAGTCAACTCCGCACTCGGCCGTGCTGCACGTGCCACCGGTTTCGATGCCGTAGTTGATTCCCTCCCCCAGGGATGGAACACAGAAATCGGGCTTGGCGGCGTTGGGCTCTCTGTGGGCCAAAGACAACGACTGGCACTAACTCGAGTCCTAGTAAATGTCCCCACACTCTTGGTTCTAGACGAGCCAACTGCGCACCTGGACGCAATGAACGAGGAACAAATCGTTGAGGTGCTAAAGGAACTGCGCAGTCGAGGGACGACAATAGTGGTCATAGCGCACCGGCAGGCAGTCCTCCGCGCAAGTGACGCGGTGCTGCACGTGGAGTCGCATCCCGCGACGGAGGCGGAAATGAAGCTGTACCCGCAACTACTCGACGACTACGATCTCGAAGATTTGAGCGGTGAGCTTCCCGGCTTCCTAGATTCTTCCTATCTGCCAGAGGACGACGTCCAGGGCATGAAACTCTTCGAGGAGCAGGAGGAGGTTCCCAAGTGA
- the cydC gene encoding thiol reductant ABC exporter subunit CydC codes for MKWILTAPERAALDRAVRMLKIRKADFALALFYGVAGLGSAIGLAAVSAWLIARASQMPPVLYLTVAATSVRMFGVLRALLRYLQRLASHQVALDGMDSLRLGVYDALAEAPVDQVAKLQRGDLLSRIGSDIDAVGDYVVKSMLPFAVTAIVGVGTVIGFAFLSVPAAIVIALGLVVSGIVAPLLTARSAREAEALEQSSKTDLSVVAMTILESADELVVSGNLDQAEADVDTASADLNTARAKAARPAALASALDRLAMGLTVVGVLIVSIPETNAGLVAAVALAVLALTPLAAFEGTADLGPASVQLIKSARAAERIMALLGPDDKISQQAHQIPGFDSTPPRVEMVAQDLEVGWPGREVAVTNINLEIAPGTVTAIVGPSGVGKTTLLYTLAGMLAPRGGTADLNGVPLWNGDRNEVTHLVSLTTEDSHVFATTVYENLRVASADLSRDEAGVLLGQVGLGEWFAGLPKGLDTLLGVGATTISGGERRRLLLARALASPARILLLDEPGEHLDGQTADQIMSSLFEGSGSERGLVVVTHRLSGLEKATRIVQLVPGDGGPAIARIANSHEELLAGDSGYRWAMEQE; via the coding sequence GTGAAATGGATACTTACCGCTCCTGAGCGTGCGGCTCTTGACCGCGCCGTCCGAATGCTCAAGATCAGGAAGGCGGACTTCGCTCTTGCACTGTTCTACGGAGTTGCCGGACTCGGCTCTGCCATTGGTCTAGCCGCCGTTTCCGCGTGGCTTATCGCCCGGGCGTCGCAGATGCCTCCCGTGCTATATCTGACCGTTGCAGCAACGTCAGTTCGTATGTTTGGGGTGCTTCGAGCCCTACTGCGCTATCTGCAGCGGCTAGCAAGTCACCAGGTCGCGCTGGATGGAATGGACTCCCTGCGCCTAGGCGTTTACGACGCCCTGGCAGAGGCGCCGGTCGACCAGGTCGCAAAATTACAGCGAGGCGACCTTCTCAGCAGAATCGGCAGTGACATTGATGCCGTGGGCGACTATGTCGTGAAGTCAATGCTTCCTTTTGCCGTAACCGCAATCGTCGGAGTTGGAACCGTCATCGGGTTCGCTTTTCTCTCAGTTCCTGCGGCCATCGTTATTGCCCTCGGCCTGGTCGTTTCCGGGATCGTGGCACCACTACTTACTGCGAGATCGGCGCGAGAAGCCGAAGCTCTGGAACAGAGCTCGAAGACCGATCTCTCCGTTGTCGCCATGACTATTCTGGAGTCAGCGGACGAGTTGGTTGTCAGTGGGAACTTGGACCAGGCCGAAGCCGATGTCGACACAGCTTCGGCCGACCTGAACACCGCACGTGCCAAGGCTGCACGCCCGGCAGCACTGGCCAGCGCACTCGATCGTCTGGCTATGGGACTAACCGTTGTCGGGGTTCTAATCGTGTCGATCCCCGAGACCAATGCTGGTCTGGTTGCGGCCGTCGCCCTAGCAGTTCTAGCCCTCACGCCTCTTGCGGCTTTCGAAGGAACCGCGGATCTGGGACCCGCCTCCGTTCAGCTAATCAAATCAGCCAGGGCGGCGGAGCGCATCATGGCTCTTCTGGGTCCAGATGACAAAATCAGTCAGCAGGCACACCAGATTCCCGGATTCGATTCGACTCCCCCACGCGTCGAGATGGTTGCCCAAGACCTGGAGGTCGGGTGGCCTGGGCGTGAAGTAGCAGTAACCAATATCAATCTTGAGATAGCGCCGGGCACCGTCACAGCGATCGTTGGGCCGTCGGGAGTTGGCAAGACAACCCTTCTTTACACCCTTGCCGGAATGCTTGCCCCTCGCGGCGGAACCGCTGATCTGAACGGCGTGCCGCTCTGGAACGGTGACCGCAACGAGGTGACACACCTGGTTTCGCTTACCACCGAAGACTCTCATGTTTTCGCAACGACCGTCTACGAGAATCTCAGGGTGGCCAGCGCCGATCTCTCGCGTGACGAGGCCGGGGTTCTTCTCGGCCAGGTTGGCCTTGGTGAATGGTTTGCGGGGCTACCGAAGGGTCTGGATACGCTACTGGGTGTGGGAGCAACAACGATATCCGGAGGCGAACGACGACGGTTGCTCCTGGCGCGCGCACTGGCTTCACCTGCCCGAATCCTTCTACTTGACGAACCGGGCGAACATTTGGACGGCCAGACAGCAGACCAGATCATGAGTTCCCTATTCGAAGGTTCAGGCAGTGAACGAGGGCTAGTCGTCGTCACACACAGACTCTCGGGACTTGAGAAGGCTACTCGGATAGTGCAGTTGGTTCCCGGAGACGGCGGACCCGCGATCGCTCGCATTGCTAACTCGCACGAGGAGTTGCTGGCGGGTGACTCTGGATACCGATGGGCAATGGAGCAAGAATGA
- the rpmA gene encoding 50S ribosomal protein L27 — protein sequence MAHKKGQGTSRNGRDSNAQRLGIKRFGGQKVNAGEILVRQRGTKYHPGVNVGRGKDDTLFALKSGEVEFGNIRGRRAVSVVAD from the coding sequence ATGGCACATAAGAAGGGCCAGGGCACCTCACGTAACGGTCGCGACTCTAATGCACAGCGACTCGGAATCAAGCGTTTCGGTGGCCAAAAGGTAAATGCAGGCGAGATTCTGGTGCGTCAGCGAGGCACCAAGTACCACCCCGGCGTAAATGTTGGCCGAGGCAAGGATGACACCTTGTTCGCTCTAAAGAGCGGTGAGGTGGAGTTCGGTAACATCCGGGGCCGTCGCGCGGTTAGCGTGGTAGCGGACTAA